The following DNA comes from Mycobacterium sp. MS1601.
TCGGCGCGCCCGTGGGCCGCCAGGTGGACCACAGCCCTGCCATGAACAGCAACTCGCCGTCCTGGCCGTACATGTAGAACGGCGTCTTGGGCGCCTTCTTGCCTGAGGCCGCCTCACCGTTGGGCCGCCACTCATACCAGCCGTCCATCGGAATCAGACAGCGCTTGTTCTTGGCCGAATTCCGGAACGCCGGTGATTCGGTGATCTTTTCCGAGCGGGCGTTGATCAGCAACGGTCCCTTGTTGTCCGGGCTGCCGTCCTCGGCCGTCTTCACCCATGGTGGGACCAAGCCCCAGCGCATGGAGCGCACCCGCCGCGTCGACTGGTCTCCGGGCTCGGAGTGCCGCTTGACCACCGTGGTGATGGTCTGGGTAGGCGCGGTGTTGAAGTTCGGGCCCGCAGACTTGTCCGTGGCTTCGTCGAGCGCCTTGATCTTCTCGGCCAGCAGGGCGGGGTCGGTGGTGACTGCGAAACGTCCACACATGAACACCATGGTTGCAGAAACGACCGACAAGGCAGTATGGACGCCGTGACGACATGGACGGCCCCCTGCACTCCGACGCCCGTGCACGCCACCGTCGCGATCCCGGGCTCGAAATCACTGACCAACCGCACCCTGATCCTGGCGGCGGTGGCCGCCGCGCAGGGTGCTGGCAGCTCAACCATCAGCGGCGCACTGCGCAGCCGCGACACCGACCTGATGATCGGCGCACTGCGCACCCTGGGCCTGACCGTCGAGGGGGACGGTGCCGAGTTGACCGTCAGCGGCGGCCTGTCCCCCGCCGACGGCGCCACCGTCGACTGCGGCCTGGCGGGCACCGTGCTGCGATTCGTGCCGCCACTGGCCGCCCTGAGCACCTCCGCCGTGGTGTTCGACGGTGACGAGTACGCCCGCAAACGCCCCATTGCGCCCCTGCTTGGCGCGCTGCGCACACTGGGCGTGGACGTCGACGCCGACGGCATGCCCTTCCGGGTGACCGGAGCGGGTGCGGTCAAGGGCGGCACCGTCGACATCGACGCGTCGGCCTCCTCGCAGTTCGTCTCGGGACTGCTGCTCTCGGGTGCCGCGTTCGACGA
Coding sequences within:
- a CDS encoding SOS response-associated peptidase; the protein is MCGRFAVTTDPALLAEKIKALDEATDKSAGPNFNTAPTQTITTVVKRHSEPGDQSTRRVRSMRWGLVPPWVKTAEDGSPDNKGPLLINARSEKITESPAFRNSAKNKRCLIPMDGWYEWRPNGEAASGKKAPKTPFYMYGQDGELLFMAGLWSTWRPTGAPKDSEPLVSCTIITTDSAGPLAEIHDRMPLTISAADWDRWLDPDAPVDEGLLRGHGDLDRIAIREVSTLVNSIRNNGPELIEPAQPQPEQGVLL